In Vibrio pelagius, a single window of DNA contains:
- a CDS encoding helix-turn-helix domain-containing protein: MGHAPDLCTFNTFDANQQAASLFNWQQEYDQLSRGRFLGQIRERKFSHVHLFQEDSNRKLKQQCRVNKGIWLGLSANDRPLHINHAQGDSDSILVREDGVDFELLTPENFSIYGLVISPALVERIQQQLEVESLTNKSQFLSCSQHYTQQIKAYLAMLLSPNQPRWSFDTHQRIVQDMLVELFAQSSSKGTRKATSTQREVTMRRVRQYLDKSQYRNPITVTELCDAVHVSRRTLQYTFESCCDISPKQFIQSVRLNQVRRVLQDTSDRRCINEIAFDFGFFHLGHFCQSYKQLFGESPMQTRSNG; the protein is encoded by the coding sequence ATGGGTCATGCACCTGATTTGTGCACGTTTAACACATTTGATGCAAATCAGCAGGCAGCCAGTCTTTTTAACTGGCAGCAAGAATATGACCAACTAAGCCGCGGCCGTTTTCTAGGTCAGATTCGTGAACGAAAGTTTTCTCACGTGCACCTATTTCAAGAAGACAGTAACCGAAAGCTCAAGCAGCAATGCCGCGTTAATAAAGGGATATGGTTGGGCCTCAGTGCAAACGATAGACCTTTACACATCAACCACGCTCAAGGCGACTCTGATAGCATTTTGGTCCGTGAGGATGGGGTAGATTTTGAGTTGCTTACGCCTGAAAACTTTTCTATTTATGGACTGGTTATTAGTCCGGCATTGGTCGAGAGGATTCAGCAGCAGCTAGAGGTAGAATCATTGACCAACAAGAGTCAGTTTCTTTCTTGCTCTCAACACTATACTCAACAAATCAAAGCGTACTTGGCTATGTTACTTTCCCCAAATCAGCCTCGCTGGTCTTTTGATACTCATCAGAGAATTGTTCAAGATATGTTGGTTGAGTTGTTTGCTCAGTCTTCTAGTAAAGGGACTCGAAAAGCCACCTCCACACAGCGAGAAGTAACCATGCGTCGAGTTAGGCAGTACCTAGATAAATCGCAGTATCGTAACCCCATTACCGTAACTGAGCTATGCGATGCTGTTCATGTTAGTCGTCGCACGCTGCAATATACTTTCGAATCTTGTTGTGACATTTCACCGAAACAATTTATACAAAGCGTGCGTCTCAACCAGGTGCGACGTGTTCTGCAAGATACCAGCGACCGACGTTGCATCAATGAAATCGCCTTCGACTTTGGCTTTTTCCATTTAGGGCACTTTTGTCAAAGTTATAAACAATTGTTTGGTGAATCGCCGATGCAAACACGTTCTAATGGCTAA